A region of Desulfocurvibacter africanus subsp. africanus DSM 2603 DNA encodes the following proteins:
- the uvrC gene encoding excinuclease ABC subunit UvrC, protein MFTFESKAFSQEPGVYLMKNAQGRILYVGKAKCLRKRLASYFRSSSGLTPKTQSLVARIERIDTLITATEKEALLLEESLIKKHRPRYNVLLRDDKQYVLFRLDRHKEFPRLVMTRKVTRDGSIYYGPFTSSVAARETWKVINKVFPLRKCGDHVFANRVRPCLNYHIGRCLGPCVNEVDKGEYRRLVMQVEMLLSGRSGELMANLEAEMRAASDNLDFERAAVLRDQAAAVRRTVERQTVVLPEERDMDVMALAPTGSGLSLGLLFIRQGRLLGHKSFFFSGMELEDGPEVVASFLAQYYTPARFIPSRIVMPFPPSEEEDGVVQLLVERRGGLVILAEPRSLAEKELIDTAKRNALESIRSAERQPMTELLGRKLGLAVEPRRIECVDVSHLGGEGMRVGQIVYMDGEPLKDAYRTYSLPELEGTADDYLALASWAKRRVESGEPWPDLVLIDGGRGQLAAVERALGEAGQPNLFELASIAKAGRRAGELEDLIFRPGRKNPLPLKPGSPELLFLQRLRDAAHNYVLGRQRQGRRRQVLQSELLSLPSIGPKTARLLWERFDSVDAMLAAAPDEIKSIPGLGGKRAERILASLNDLRKSRAN, encoded by the coding sequence ATGTTCACTTTCGAATCCAAGGCTTTCAGCCAAGAGCCCGGCGTCTATCTCATGAAGAACGCCCAGGGCCGCATCTTGTACGTTGGCAAGGCCAAGTGTCTGCGCAAGCGGCTTGCGTCTTATTTCCGGTCCAGCTCTGGGCTCACGCCCAAGACGCAGTCACTGGTGGCCAGGATCGAGCGCATCGACACGCTTATCACCGCCACGGAGAAAGAGGCTCTGCTGCTGGAGGAGAGCCTCATCAAGAAGCATCGGCCGCGCTACAATGTGCTTCTGCGCGACGACAAGCAGTATGTCCTGTTCCGCTTGGACAGGCACAAGGAATTCCCGCGCCTGGTCATGACCCGCAAAGTGACCAGGGACGGCTCGATTTATTACGGGCCGTTTACTTCGTCCGTGGCCGCGCGCGAGACCTGGAAGGTCATCAACAAGGTCTTTCCGCTGCGCAAGTGCGGCGACCATGTCTTCGCCAACCGCGTGCGCCCGTGCCTCAACTACCACATCGGCCGCTGTCTCGGTCCATGCGTGAATGAAGTGGACAAGGGAGAGTACCGTCGCCTGGTAATGCAGGTAGAGATGCTGCTGTCGGGCCGTTCAGGCGAACTGATGGCCAACCTCGAGGCTGAGATGCGCGCGGCGTCGGATAACTTGGACTTCGAGCGCGCGGCCGTGCTGCGCGATCAGGCCGCCGCGGTGCGGCGCACCGTGGAGCGCCAGACCGTGGTTCTGCCCGAAGAACGCGACATGGACGTCATGGCCCTGGCTCCGACGGGCAGCGGCCTTTCGCTGGGGCTGCTGTTCATCCGGCAGGGGCGGCTCCTGGGCCACAAGTCCTTCTTTTTCTCAGGCATGGAACTAGAGGATGGGCCGGAGGTGGTAGCCAGCTTCCTGGCTCAATACTATACGCCGGCGCGCTTTATCCCTTCGCGAATCGTCATGCCCTTCCCGCCTTCGGAAGAGGAAGACGGCGTGGTGCAGCTCCTGGTGGAACGGCGGGGCGGGCTAGTGATCCTGGCCGAGCCGCGCAGCCTGGCCGAGAAGGAGCTCATAGACACGGCCAAGCGCAATGCACTGGAGTCCATCCGTTCGGCCGAGCGCCAGCCCATGACCGAGTTGCTTGGCCGCAAACTCGGGCTGGCTGTCGAGCCCCGGCGCATCGAGTGCGTGGATGTCTCGCACCTGGGAGGCGAAGGCATGCGCGTGGGGCAGATAGTCTATATGGACGGCGAGCCACTCAAAGACGCCTACCGCACCTATTCTCTGCCGGAGCTGGAAGGCACAGCCGACGACTATCTGGCTCTTGCTTCCTGGGCCAAGCGACGTGTGGAATCGGGAGAGCCTTGGCCCGATCTGGTGCTCATCGACGGCGGCCGGGGACAACTCGCGGCAGTGGAGCGCGCGCTGGGCGAAGCAGGGCAGCCGAATCTCTTCGAGCTGGCCTCCATTGCCAAGGCTGGCCGCCGGGCCGGCGAACTGGAGGACCTTATCTTCCGCCCCGGTCGCAAGAATCCTCTGCCGCTGAAGCCAGGTAGCCCGGAGCTGCTCTTTCTGCAGCGGCTGCGCGATGCGGCCCACAACTATGTCTTAGGGCGTCAACGCCAGGGGCGGCGCAGGCAGGTGCTCCAGAGCGAGCTGCTGTCCCTGCCGAGCATCGGCCCCAAGACCGCCCGCTTGCTTTGGGAGCGCTTCGATTCGGTGGATGCGATGCTCGCGGCCGCGCCGGACGAGATCAAATCCATACCCGGCCTGGGCGGCAAGCGCGCCGAGCGCATCCTCGCTTCGCTGAATGATTTGCGCAAGTCGCGAGCGAACTGA
- a CDS encoding outer membrane homotrimeric porin: MKRIVTLVAAAALIMGLAATASAELAVKAAGAWRVHGNVLSNFGDFDDDTSSTGADTFTVQHRARTQLRFVYNENVMAELYTQYGNVTWGQGAAAYGATSSAAGSSLNIKRAFIQFRWPDTDVLITAGEQDVTFPSSGAFSNMVQGGDDGSAIAVSTPITDMLGLTVAYTRLAEVATPTSGNDFDAFLAAVPVTLDGMKLAPWFSYAMAGENSGFNTDTDNANVWWAGVGFNMDMLDPIVIYADFMYGSADEGYVNGSDSDGWLIDAMVEFKGLDFAVLQGFGAYSSNNDDGDGAMPYIDSDFTVGGTLINGSSFTTDLGPATPGFWLIGAAARQITFVEKLSHDVIALYAKGTADSSGDADGDGVADNAGFIGAAPLTADDSYWEVDFNTRYQIYESLAAIVELTYADYDLDAGDTDPLMKAAFGFLYKF; this comes from the coding sequence ATGAAACGCATCGTGACCCTTGTGGCCGCCGCCGCCCTGATCATGGGCCTGGCCGCCACCGCGTCCGCCGAGCTGGCCGTCAAGGCCGCCGGCGCCTGGCGCGTGCACGGCAACGTGCTGAGCAACTTCGGCGACTTCGACGACGATACCTCCAGCACCGGCGCTGACACCTTCACGGTCCAGCACCGCGCTCGCACGCAGCTCCGCTTCGTGTACAACGAGAACGTCATGGCCGAGCTGTACACCCAGTACGGCAACGTGACTTGGGGCCAGGGCGCTGCCGCGTACGGCGCGACCTCTTCCGCCGCTGGTAGCTCCCTCAACATCAAGCGCGCCTTCATCCAGTTCCGCTGGCCCGACACCGACGTGCTGATCACCGCCGGTGAGCAGGACGTGACCTTCCCCAGCTCCGGCGCGTTCAGCAACATGGTCCAGGGCGGCGATGACGGCTCGGCCATTGCCGTGTCCACGCCCATCACCGACATGCTCGGCCTGACCGTGGCCTACACCCGCCTGGCCGAGGTTGCCACCCCGACCTCGGGCAACGACTTCGACGCCTTCCTGGCCGCCGTGCCCGTGACCCTGGACGGCATGAAGCTCGCGCCCTGGTTCTCCTACGCCATGGCCGGCGAGAACTCCGGCTTCAACACCGACACCGATAACGCCAATGTCTGGTGGGCTGGCGTTGGCTTCAACATGGACATGCTTGATCCCATCGTGATCTACGCCGACTTCATGTACGGCTCCGCCGACGAAGGCTACGTGAACGGCAGCGACTCCGACGGCTGGTTGATCGACGCCATGGTCGAGTTCAAGGGCCTGGACTTCGCCGTACTGCAGGGCTTCGGCGCCTACAGCTCCAACAATGACGACGGCGACGGCGCCATGCCTTACATCGACTCCGACTTCACTGTCGGCGGCACGCTGATCAACGGCTCTTCCTTCACCACGGACCTCGGCCCCGCCACTCCCGGCTTCTGGCTCATCGGCGCCGCTGCCCGCCAGATCACCTTCGTCGAGAAGCTGTCCCACGACGTGATCGCCCTGTACGCCAAGGGCACGGCCGACTCCTCGGGTGATGCCGACGGCGATGGCGTTGCCGACAACGCTGGCTTCATTGGCGCTGCCCCGCTGACCGCCGATGACAGCTACTGGGAAGTGGACTTCAACACCCGCTACCAGATCTACGAGAGCCTGGCCGCCATCGTCGAGCTGACCTACGCCGACTACGACCTGGATGCCGGCGACACCGATCCGCTCATGAAGGCTGCCTTCGGCTTCCTGTACAAGTTCTAA
- a CDS encoding outer membrane homotrimeric porin, with protein sequence MKRFVTLVAAAALIMGLAATASAELAVKAAGAWRVHGNVLQNFGDFDDDTSSTGADTFTVQHRARTQLRFAYNENVMAELYTQYGNVTWGQGAAAYGATSSAAGSALLVKRAFIQFRWPDSDVLISAGEQDITFPSSGAFSNMVLGGDDGSAIAVSTPITDMIGLTVAYARLAEVAAPTSGNDADAFLAAVPLSLDGMTIAPWFSYGIIGQNSGLNSDDETANVWWAGAGFNMDMLDPIVIYADFVYGSADDGFGGLDDGTSGWLADAMVEFKGLDFAVLQGFGAYSSQNDDGDGAMPIIQSDWGIGGTLIWGSAFTTDISAATPGFWLAGVAARQITFIEKLSHDVIALYAQGTADSSGDADGDGVADNAGVAPVALTADDSYWEVDFNTRYQIYESLAAIVELAYADYDLDTGDTDPLMKAAFGFQYNF encoded by the coding sequence ATGAAACGCTTCGTGACCCTCGTGGCCGCCGCCGCCCTGATCATGGGCCTGGCCGCCACCGCGTCCGCCGAGCTGGCCGTCAAGGCCGCCGGCGCCTGGCGCGTGCACGGCAACGTGCTGCAGAACTTCGGCGACTTCGACGACGATACCTCCAGCACCGGCGCTGACACCTTCACGGTTCAGCACCGCGCCCGCACGCAGCTCCGCTTCGCGTACAACGAGAACGTCATGGCCGAGCTGTACACCCAGTACGGCAACGTGACTTGGGGCCAGGGAGCTGCCGCGTACGGCGCGACCTCTTCCGCCGCCGGTAGCGCCCTCCTCGTCAAGCGCGCCTTCATCCAGTTCCGTTGGCCCGACAGCGACGTGCTGATCAGCGCCGGCGAGCAGGACATCACCTTCCCCAGCTCCGGCGCGTTCAGCAACATGGTCCTGGGTGGCGATGACGGCTCGGCCATTGCCGTGTCCACACCCATCACCGACATGATCGGCCTGACCGTTGCCTATGCCCGCCTGGCCGAGGTTGCCGCCCCGACCTCCGGCAACGACGCCGACGCATTCTTGGCCGCCGTGCCCTTGTCCCTGGACGGCATGACCATCGCGCCCTGGTTCTCCTATGGCATCATCGGCCAGAATTCCGGTCTGAATTCTGATGACGAGACCGCCAATGTCTGGTGGGCTGGCGCTGGCTTCAACATGGACATGCTCGATCCCATCGTGATCTACGCTGACTTCGTCTACGGCTCCGCCGACGACGGTTTTGGCGGCCTCGACGACGGCACCAGCGGCTGGTTGGCTGACGCCATGGTCGAATTCAAGGGCCTGGACTTCGCCGTGCTGCAGGGCTTCGGCGCCTACAGCTCCCAGAACGACGACGGCGACGGCGCCATGCCCATCATCCAGTCTGACTGGGGCATCGGCGGAACGCTCATCTGGGGCTCCGCGTTCACCACGGACATCTCCGCCGCCACCCCCGGCTTCTGGCTGGCCGGCGTAGCCGCTCGCCAGATCACCTTCATTGAGAAGCTATCGCATGACGTGATCGCCCTGTACGCCCAAGGCACGGCCGACTCCTCGGGTGATGCCGATGGCGATGGTGTTGCTGATAACGCTGGCGTCGCCCCTGTGGCTCTCACCGCCGACGACAGCTACTGGGAAGTGGACTTCAACACCCGCTACCAGATCTACGAGAGCCTGGCCGCCATCGTCGAGTTGGCCTACGCCGACTACGACCTGGATACCGGCGACACCGATCCGCTCATGAAGGCCGCTTTCGGCTTCCAGTACAACTTCTAA
- a CDS encoding tyrosine recombinase XerC, with translation MSSTVGPIPEFELPDSCLAFLVHLDVEKGYSPATVQAYGRDVEQFERFLSRRDRSLAEPEGVDRDDVRSFLAELHRMGVRKSSMSRKLSSLRTLFRYLRKSGLATGNPMAGVGNPKQDKRHPKSLNVDQALAVMEAQVSAGPEGLRDLALAELLYGSGLRISEALDLNVDDIDPGSGILRVMGKGRKERIVPLSDASVRRLKAYLVQRHAFPVEPQERALFLGSRGGRLNRRQAARIVEHMAGLAGLPQSISPHTLRHSFASHLLQSGADLRSVQELLGHKRLTTTQRYTHLNLAQITRAYDAAHPRSKKKDD, from the coding sequence ATGTCGTCGACCGTCGGGCCTATCCCTGAGTTCGAACTTCCGGACTCCTGTCTGGCTTTTCTCGTGCATTTGGACGTGGAGAAGGGTTACTCGCCGGCCACAGTGCAGGCCTATGGCCGGGACGTTGAGCAGTTCGAGCGCTTTCTGTCCCGGCGGGACAGAAGCCTGGCCGAACCCGAGGGCGTGGACCGCGACGACGTGCGCTCGTTCCTGGCCGAACTGCATCGCATGGGTGTGCGCAAGTCCTCCATGTCGCGCAAGCTGTCCTCCCTGCGCACCTTATTTCGTTACCTGCGCAAGAGCGGGCTGGCCACCGGCAACCCCATGGCTGGCGTCGGCAATCCCAAGCAGGACAAGCGCCATCCCAAGTCGCTAAACGTGGATCAGGCATTGGCTGTCATGGAGGCTCAGGTTTCGGCTGGGCCCGAGGGCTTGCGCGACCTGGCCTTGGCCGAACTGCTCTACGGCTCCGGGCTGCGCATCAGCGAAGCACTGGATTTGAACGTGGACGATATCGATCCGGGCTCGGGTATCCTGCGGGTCATGGGCAAGGGTCGCAAGGAGCGCATCGTGCCGCTCAGCGACGCCTCGGTGCGCAGACTCAAGGCCTATCTTGTCCAGCGCCACGCTTTTCCGGTGGAGCCTCAGGAGCGGGCCTTGTTCCTGGGCAGCCGGGGCGGCCGCCTCAACCGCCGGCAGGCCGCGCGCATCGTGGAGCACATGGCCGGGCTGGCCGGCTTGCCCCAATCCATCAGTCCGCACACCCTGCGCCACAGCTTCGCTTCGCACCTGCTTCAATCCGGCGCGGACCTGCGCAGCGTTCAAGAGCTGCTCGGCCATAAGCGCTTGACTACCACCCAGCGTTACACTCACCTCAATCTGGCCCAGATCACCCGCGCTTATGATGCGGCCCATCCGAGATCGAAGAAAAAAGACGACTAA
- a CDS encoding diguanylate cyclase: MALSPCRLEEHMTATCADSWVGKFHLITADAGLERMLKGLWPGSQAEWQTFSEGRKSVEKLLLEPPELFLIDNRIPDISGIELARLVKGENVYRQIPVVLLLARAEAFEGVDFRELEIDDFLVLPCEAELARLRIMLALQRGKRSFDANPLTRLPGNTSIIRRIQRGIECGEEFAVGYVDLDFFKSFNDRYGFSRGDEVLMMTSRLLVNSVRGAPAKQSFLGHVGGDDFVFITPCTYAEATCRSIISSFDAIIPSFYDEKDRLAGGIRSKDRSGNERDYPIMTVSIGVTHNFGGRLKHYGQASAAASALKTLAKQNGKSGYVVDRRAYP, encoded by the coding sequence ATGGCCTTGTCCCCCTGCCGTCTGGAAGAGCATATGACTGCCACGTGCGCGGATTCTTGGGTAGGCAAGTTCCATCTGATCACTGCCGACGCTGGCCTGGAGCGGATGCTCAAAGGGCTTTGGCCAGGAAGTCAGGCCGAGTGGCAGACTTTCAGTGAAGGACGCAAGTCCGTGGAGAAGCTGCTGCTGGAACCTCCAGAGCTTTTCCTCATAGACAATCGCATCCCGGATATTTCGGGCATTGAACTGGCCCGGCTCGTCAAGGGCGAAAACGTCTACAGGCAAATACCCGTGGTACTGCTGCTTGCCAGGGCGGAAGCATTTGAGGGGGTCGATTTCCGCGAACTGGAAATAGACGATTTTCTGGTTTTGCCCTGCGAAGCCGAGCTTGCCCGCTTGCGCATCATGCTCGCCCTGCAGCGGGGCAAGCGCTCTTTCGATGCCAATCCTTTGACCCGCCTGCCAGGTAACACGAGCATCATCCGGCGTATTCAGCGCGGCATCGAGTGCGGCGAGGAATTCGCCGTGGGCTATGTGGATCTCGATTTTTTCAAGTCCTTCAATGATAGATATGGTTTCTCTCGCGGGGATGAAGTGCTCATGATGACCTCCCGCTTGCTGGTCAATTCAGTTCGTGGCGCGCCGGCCAAACAGAGTTTCTTGGGCCACGTGGGCGGCGATGATTTCGTCTTCATCACTCCTTGTACATATGCCGAAGCCACCTGCCGCAGCATCATAAGCTCGTTCGATGCCATCATCCCGAGCTTTTACGACGAGAAGGACAGGTTGGCTGGTGGCATCCGCTCCAAGGACCGTAGCGGCAATGAACGCGACTATCCCATAATGACCGTATCCATCGGCGTGACGCACAACTTTGGCGGTCGGCTCAAGCACTATGGCCAGGCTTCGGCCGCGGCTTCGGCGCTCAAGACTCTGGCCAAGCAGAATGGAAAAAGCGGATATGTCGTCGACCGTCGGGCCTATCCCTGA
- a CDS encoding HDOD domain-containing protein: MAHSDLRLRKGRILAIRDLPTLPSVLDEVVALVEDPTTSTEQIAKIIAYDQVLSAKVLKMVNSPIYGFPGRIGSIHHALVLLGFNVIRGIVISTSVLEIMAQSMTRLWTHSVGCALAAGCIARRAGLKDPDEYSVAGLLHDLGKLVIALQLPDLQAAIDDKIAQDDTHPLLAEKEMLGFGHDRVNAWLAKHWNLPPSLEEGLSHHHKPHLARNYPKFASVVHLADFIVHVLDGGSEGKDLVPYLEPKALDILGLTTQDFGLIIEDFFAKHSLVPSFSL; the protein is encoded by the coding sequence ATGGCCCATTCGGATCTACGGCTCCGTAAGGGGCGAATCCTAGCCATCAGGGATCTGCCCACCTTGCCCTCGGTTCTCGATGAAGTCGTGGCGCTGGTCGAGGATCCAACGACCTCCACGGAGCAGATCGCCAAGATCATCGCCTACGATCAGGTGCTTTCGGCCAAGGTGCTCAAGATGGTCAATTCGCCCATCTACGGCTTCCCCGGACGTATCGGCTCCATTCACCACGCCTTGGTGCTGCTGGGCTTCAATGTCATCCGGGGTATTGTCATCAGCACTTCGGTGCTCGAAATCATGGCCCAGTCCATGACACGTTTATGGACTCACAGCGTTGGCTGCGCCTTGGCCGCGGGTTGTATCGCACGCAGGGCCGGCTTAAAGGACCCCGACGAATATTCCGTGGCCGGGTTGCTGCATGATCTTGGCAAGCTGGTAATCGCCCTGCAGCTTCCGGACTTGCAGGCGGCCATCGACGATAAGATAGCCCAGGATGACACACACCCGCTGTTGGCTGAAAAGGAGATGCTCGGCTTTGGGCATGATCGCGTCAATGCTTGGTTGGCAAAGCATTGGAATCTTCCGCCAAGCCTTGAGGAAGGTCTGAGCCATCATCATAAGCCGCACTTGGCGCGCAACTATCCCAAGTTCGCCAGCGTCGTGCATCTAGCCGACTTCATCGTGCATGTCCTGGATGGCGGGTCGGAGGGCAAGGACCTCGTGCCTTACCTTGAGCCGAAAGCATTGGATATTCTGGGCCTGACGACCCAGGATTTCGGCCTTATTATAGAAGATTTCTTCGCTAAGCATTCGCTTGTTCCCTCATTTTCTCTTTAG
- the dprA gene encoding DNA-processing protein DprA, with product MSNRQTADGQGAESAVAQQALHDEYRAALALRHTPGLGPRTWKRIAEAFPTLTDAARSAGAWPGLRLTRSTVSASFLSKAWLKAAEQEYGLVRERGLRYVTWSDPQFPRLLKTIPDPPLYLYYLGDVALMNTPSLALVGSRQCSEYGLKAARAMGEELSRAGITIVSGLAMGIDRQAHLAGLSAIGSSVAVLGTGLDRIYPEANTDIWEELRTRGLIVTEFPPLTIPEPQNFPVRNRIISGLSLGVLVAEAAEKSGSLITAKLALDQGREVFALPGPVTQATYGGCHALIRQGAQLVTSAVEIIATLDYELRSALSSVVNGDAQLDVKDHAPIIMQSDGGRREEARIPISLNANVQLENGRHIQIDDLAPEENAVLLVLAADARTHIDVLGRTTGLASGTLSGILLALELKGLVRQWPGMYYSRKGS from the coding sequence ATGAGCAATCGACAGACTGCGGATGGACAGGGAGCGGAGAGTGCTGTCGCGCAGCAGGCTCTGCATGACGAGTACCGGGCGGCCTTGGCCTTGCGCCATACTCCCGGACTTGGGCCTCGTACGTGGAAGCGGATCGCCGAGGCCTTTCCGACGCTTACGGATGCGGCGCGCAGTGCCGGGGCTTGGCCGGGACTGCGACTGACGCGCAGCACGGTATCCGCATCTTTTCTGTCAAAGGCTTGGCTCAAGGCCGCCGAGCAGGAATACGGCCTGGTCCGCGAGCGCGGGCTGCGTTATGTGACCTGGAGTGATCCGCAATTCCCACGCCTGCTCAAGACTATTCCTGACCCGCCGCTTTACCTTTACTATCTGGGCGATGTTGCGCTCATGAACACGCCGAGCCTTGCCCTGGTGGGCTCGCGGCAATGTTCCGAGTACGGTCTCAAGGCTGCACGCGCCATGGGCGAGGAGTTGTCCAGGGCAGGCATCACCATTGTCTCGGGCTTGGCCATGGGCATTGATCGCCAGGCTCACCTGGCTGGCCTCTCCGCCATTGGCTCCTCCGTTGCCGTGCTTGGCACCGGCCTTGACCGAATCTACCCTGAAGCTAACACGGATATATGGGAGGAGCTTCGGACTCGGGGACTCATTGTCACGGAGTTTCCACCGCTCACCATTCCAGAGCCGCAAAACTTTCCAGTACGTAACAGGATCATCAGCGGTCTGTCCTTGGGTGTGCTCGTGGCCGAGGCTGCGGAGAAAAGCGGCAGCCTCATCACCGCCAAACTTGCGCTGGACCAGGGCCGCGAGGTCTTTGCCCTGCCTGGCCCCGTTACGCAGGCGACTTACGGCGGATGCCATGCGCTCATTCGCCAGGGCGCGCAGTTGGTGACCAGTGCTGTAGAGATTATCGCCACGCTGGATTATGAGTTGCGCTCCGCACTCAGTTCCGTCGTAAATGGGGACGCACAGCTTGACGTCAAAGACCATGCACCGATTATCATGCAGTCAGATGGAGGCCGGCGTGAGGAGGCACGCATTCCGATATCTTTGAATGCAAATGTTCAACTAGAAAATGGACGCCACATACAAATCGACGATCTTGCCCCAGAGGAAAACGCGGTACTGCTCGTGCTCGCCGCGGATGCCAGAACGCATATAGATGTCTTGGGCAGGACAACAGGCTTGGCCAGCGGCACTTTAAGCGGTATACTGTTGGCACTGGAGCTGAAAGGACTTGTTCGACAGTGGCCGGGCATGTATTATAGCAGAAAGGGCAGCTGA
- the ybgF gene encoding tol-pal system protein YbgF, whose amino-acid sequence MRRYSICLLILLTIFTICVVPTVTATVPPPDGRVTATVNAFRASLASANPSSEASQDRPRFTEGDMVQSLDLPALTTAIESPVVMEMTLAEQPLSPGAVLVAASGTTMVDAGTKGLTPAQKARYDKALALVWDKKPEAARTLLNEFLVDFPTSNLTPNALYWLGETYYSQKRYSLAILTFKDVMRRFPVHSKASDAALKIGYSYEQLGDTQNARLVFKNLLKTYPDSNSAELARTKLKQLEG is encoded by the coding sequence ATGAGACGATACTCCATCTGCCTATTAATTTTGCTGACGATCTTCACGATATGCGTCGTGCCTACAGTGACGGCCACTGTGCCGCCTCCAGACGGACGTGTGACGGCCACGGTGAATGCTTTCAGGGCTTCTCTGGCCTCAGCGAACCCTTCATCGGAAGCGAGCCAGGACCGGCCGAGGTTCACCGAAGGGGATATGGTGCAAAGCCTCGACCTTCCTGCGTTGACCACCGCAATCGAAAGCCCGGTCGTCATGGAAATGACGCTTGCGGAGCAGCCTCTGTCTCCTGGAGCAGTACTTGTGGCTGCTTCCGGGACGACGATGGTGGATGCCGGAACCAAGGGTTTAACCCCGGCACAGAAGGCGCGTTATGACAAAGCGCTGGCGCTCGTATGGGATAAAAAGCCCGAGGCGGCTCGCACACTGCTCAATGAATTCCTGGTGGATTTTCCCACATCAAATCTTACGCCCAATGCCCTGTACTGGCTTGGTGAAACGTATTACAGCCAGAAACGCTACTCCCTGGCCATACTAACCTTCAAGGACGTCATGCGGCGCTTCCCGGTGCATTCCAAGGCATCCGACGCAGCGCTCAAGATCGGCTATTCCTACGAGCAGCTCGGTGACACGCAGAACGCGCGCCTTGTTTTCAAGAATTTGCTGAAGACTTATCCAGATTCCAATTCGGCCGAGTTGGCGCGCACGAAACTCAAGCAGCTCGAGGGCTGA